One genomic region from Gossypium hirsutum isolate 1008001.06 chromosome D13, Gossypium_hirsutum_v2.1, whole genome shotgun sequence encodes:
- the LOC107938013 gene encoding uncharacterized protein, with protein MSGENESTSPISPASLKQKLKSSFRLPWQRHQNNQRLAASASMTPPSPKAGDNNSPRLTSSTWLKSPEFKDKYRNLINRIGNGHRHSHSHSLGRRNSVEFRYDPSSYALNFDEGCDDSQFDEFPFRNFTARLPPSPTTNHNSREIAA; from the coding sequence atGAGCGGCGAAAACGAATCAACTTCTCCGATTTCACCAGCATCTCTAAAACAAAAACTGAAATCATCTTTCCGTCTTCCATGGCAACGCCACCAAAACAACCAACGCTTGGCGGCAAGTGCCTCAATGACACCACCGAGCCCTAAGGCTGGCGACAACAATAGTCCGAGGCTGACGTCTTCTACGTGGCTTAAGTCGCCGGAATTTAAAGACAAGTACCGCAATTTGATTAATCGCATTGGAAACGGTCACCGTCATAGCCACAGTCATAGTCTTGGTAGACGAAACTCGGTGGAATTTCGATACGATCCGTCGAGTTACGCTTTGAATTTTGACGAAGGATGCGACGATAGCCAATTCGATGAGTTCCCTTTTAGGAACTTTACTGCTAGGTTACCGCCATCTCCAACTACAAATCATAATTCTAGGGAAATCGCCGcttag
- the LOC121225244 gene encoding uncharacterized protein, with product MAAGAADGIFWSLYEGCISGNEIGIERRPYHKNCRCALHDKSRGNCPRSIAKSNNVSYPMRRAWSEGCLMMTAAASSSCHSSPSSLPAWAGKHHLGPSKEEDEIDLLGNGKIVKMNTNLIE from the coding sequence ATGGCCGCCGGAGCTGCCGATGGAATTTTCTGGTCGCTTTACGAAGGGTGCATATCCGGCAACGAAATCGGCATCGAGCGCCGGCCGTACCACAAGAACTGCCGCTGCGCACTCCACGATAAGTCGCGAGGGAACTGTCCTCGCTCAATCGCTAAAAGCAATAACGTATCGTATCCCATGAGGAGAGCGTGGAGTGAAGGATGCTTGATGATGACGGCGGCGGCTTCGTCTTCTTGCCATTCGTCACCTTCTTCATTGCCGGCTTGGGCCGGGAAGCACCACTTGGGACCGTCTAAAGAAGAGGACGAAATTGATCTGCTGGgaaatggtaaaattgtgaaaatgaatacgaatttaattgaatga